The following proteins come from a genomic window of Terribacillus aidingensis:
- a CDS encoding GntR family transcriptional regulator, with protein MKSTPLYRQIANEIKKDIARGNIKKDEAIPTEKELAAAFQASRVTVRQAIQLLVDENLLYKVHGSGTYVKQQKIEHDIYRLQSFTEEIIKLGKVPSNKLLTFTIMQPEEEIRDRLQLPPEAQVFYIKRLRCADDVPIILEETFMPIAMFPDLTEEIMMNSKYAYLENKGFLIKERLGEIIPALPSADLMKLLEIKESAPILSMHLWAYLDNDIPFEYTKLYYRSDRYTFKFSSKRY; from the coding sequence ATGAAAAGTACGCCCCTCTATCGTCAGATAGCAAATGAAATAAAAAAAGATATTGCCAGAGGAAATATTAAAAAGGATGAAGCCATACCTACTGAAAAGGAACTGGCTGCTGCATTCCAGGCAAGCAGAGTAACAGTAAGACAAGCAATACAGTTGTTAGTAGACGAGAACCTGCTGTATAAAGTACATGGAAGCGGCACCTATGTGAAGCAGCAGAAAATCGAGCATGACATCTACCGACTTCAGAGCTTCACAGAAGAGATAATCAAATTAGGTAAGGTACCTTCAAATAAATTATTGACTTTTACAATCATGCAGCCTGAAGAAGAAATCAGAGATCGTTTACAGTTACCACCGGAGGCCCAAGTCTTTTATATAAAAAGGTTGCGATGTGCGGATGATGTGCCTATTATTCTAGAGGAAACTTTCATGCCGATTGCCATGTTCCCTGACCTGACAGAAGAAATTATGATGAACTCTAAATATGCTTATCTAGAAAACAAAGGGTTTCTTATTAAAGAACGGCTGGGAGAGATCATTCCAGCATTGCCATCAGCCGACCTTATGAAGCTTCTCGAAATAAAAGAATCAGCCCCTATTTTATCCATGCATCTGTGGGCTTATTTAGATAATGATATACCGTTCGAATACACAAAATTGTATTATCGCAGTGATCGTTATACGTTTAAATTCAGTTCGAAGCGGTATTGA
- a CDS encoding IDEAL domain-containing protein: MSDNQSFVTVGDWVTGHSINDELFTGFIEAVNAKLNTVKVYVTESDHKNTIGKTIETFQSKIKYFPPSVEPSRAHLLNLIDLSLISGDKDWFLQLTEELKILDEMESESNTEYIPN, translated from the coding sequence ATGTCTGATAATCAAAGCTTTGTAACTGTTGGTGACTGGGTAACAGGACATTCGATAAATGATGAATTATTTACCGGGTTCATAGAAGCAGTGAATGCGAAACTGAACACGGTGAAAGTATACGTAACAGAAAGTGACCATAAAAATACGATCGGTAAAACGATCGAAACATTTCAAAGCAAGATCAAGTATTTTCCGCCAAGCGTAGAGCCAAGCAGGGCGCATCTATTGAATCTTATTGATTTATCTCTTATTTCTGGCGATAAGGACTGGTTTTTGCAGCTGACAGAAGAATTGAAGATACTAGACGAAATGGAATCTGAGTCTAATACAGAATATATCCCGAATTAA
- the corA gene encoding magnesium/cobalt transporter CorA, whose product MIRSIAITRDKKILKDLPYQELNSPDILWYWVDFSVPTEAESEKLGEIFHFHPLAIEDCFHFLQRPKLDEYDGYHFLVLHELNHESFMSDELDIFLSERYVVTFHLEESMAADHVWQRVLNEGPKEHSPSKIVYHLIDKLVDDYFPPLYKMEDRLNEIEDEDSHKSPQTLINEVFDIRSDLLRTRRTIAPMRDLIYRLLSIQKFDFVQNQKAYFNDIYDHLLKLTEIVDSNRELTSDMRDSYESINSNRMNAIMMTLTIVSTIFIPLTFIAGVYGMNFAYMPELHWKYGYPVALLLMAVIAVVMLWRFKRKGWFNIFK is encoded by the coding sequence ATGATACGCAGCATAGCGATAACACGTGACAAAAAAATACTCAAAGATCTGCCGTATCAGGAACTAAACAGTCCCGACATTCTCTGGTACTGGGTTGATTTTAGCGTACCGACAGAGGCCGAATCAGAAAAACTCGGCGAGATCTTCCATTTCCACCCACTGGCAATTGAGGACTGCTTCCATTTCCTTCAGAGACCAAAGCTCGATGAATATGACGGGTACCATTTCCTCGTTCTTCATGAACTGAATCACGAGTCGTTCATGTCAGATGAATTGGATATCTTTCTCTCTGAACGTTATGTAGTCACTTTTCATCTTGAAGAATCAATGGCTGCGGACCACGTTTGGCAGCGAGTCTTGAACGAAGGTCCAAAGGAGCACTCTCCATCAAAAATCGTCTATCATCTAATAGATAAATTGGTTGATGATTACTTCCCTCCATTGTATAAAATGGAGGATCGGCTGAACGAGATTGAGGATGAAGACAGCCACAAATCACCTCAAACTTTAATTAATGAAGTATTCGATATCCGCAGTGATCTGCTTAGAACCCGGCGTACGATTGCACCAATGAGAGATCTGATCTACCGGCTTCTCAGCATCCAGAAATTCGATTTTGTCCAAAATCAAAAGGCCTACTTCAATGATATTTACGATCATTTGCTGAAACTTACGGAAATCGTTGATTCCAACAGGGAGCTCACTTCGGATATGCGGGACAGCTACGAGTCGATCAATAGCAATCGAATGAATGCAATCATGATGACTTTGACGATTGTCTCCACCATTTTTATTCCTTTAACCTTTATTGCCGGTGTATACGGCATGAACTTCGCCTATATGCCGGAGCTGCACTGGAAATACGGCTATCCGGTGGCCTTGCTGCTGATGGCTGTCATTGCCGTAGTAATGCTGTGGCGCTTCAAACGAAAAGGCTGGTTCAATATCTTTAAATGA
- a CDS encoding DASS family sodium-coupled anion symporter, with translation MKSSMLSLWEGLWHAHERTKQLLLFAVPTSKKKVSDQSSNQSGTSNKAPRTYKRPQLIGLLLGPLLFFSVILFYYPEGLSYEGRMVLATTLWVATWWITEAIPIPATSLLPLILLPITQGLDGDTAASSYGDPIVFLFLGGFLIAMAMEKWNLHKRIALNIISVVGTSTSRIVLGFMIATGFLSMWVSNTAAVMMMLPIGTAIIYQASQAAKASKQDIGEDNRKFEKSLVFAIGYAGTIGGLGTLIGTPPNIILAAMASSLFGVEISFGGWMLIAVPIVIVLLFSTWFYLTKFVFRIKMKELPGGKELILKQKQDLGKMSFEEKVVLAVFTFAAFMWVSRTFLWQEDAVLEILAIPGISDTTIAVLAGVILFLIPSLSKKGERILDWDVSKELPWGVLLLFGGGLAIAAGFTSSGLSQWIGDQLTVLEGLNIFVIIVISTTLVLFLTEITSNTATATMILPVMASLALALDVHPYAIMVPAAMAANCAFMLPVGTPPNAIIFATGKITIAEMVRIGFVLNIFTLVLLILGVFALVGSLWGLDLNMYPESWK, from the coding sequence ATGAAGTCCAGTATGCTATCGTTATGGGAAGGGCTATGGCATGCGCATGAAAGAACCAAGCAGTTGCTGCTTTTCGCTGTACCAACCTCAAAGAAAAAAGTGTCAGATCAATCATCGAACCAATCAGGCACCTCCAACAAGGCACCTCGTACGTACAAACGTCCCCAATTAATTGGATTGTTGTTAGGTCCTCTACTGTTTTTCTCTGTCATTTTGTTTTATTACCCCGAGGGATTGAGCTATGAAGGGCGTATGGTATTGGCTACGACATTGTGGGTTGCGACATGGTGGATCACAGAAGCCATTCCAATACCAGCTACTTCCTTACTACCGCTAATTCTCCTGCCAATAACACAAGGTCTTGATGGAGACACAGCGGCTTCAAGCTATGGAGATCCGATTGTATTCCTTTTCCTTGGCGGTTTCTTGATTGCTATGGCAATGGAGAAATGGAATTTGCATAAACGCATTGCATTAAATATCATCAGTGTAGTCGGAACGAGTACCTCACGTATCGTACTTGGATTTATGATTGCAACTGGTTTCCTCTCGATGTGGGTATCTAATACGGCAGCGGTCATGATGATGCTGCCGATCGGGACAGCTATTATTTATCAAGCCAGTCAAGCGGCAAAAGCCAGCAAGCAAGACATCGGTGAAGATAATCGGAAGTTCGAAAAATCGCTTGTATTCGCGATTGGGTATGCAGGAACGATTGGCGGTCTCGGAACGCTGATCGGAACGCCTCCGAATATTATCCTGGCGGCAATGGCAAGCAGTTTGTTTGGCGTAGAGATTTCCTTTGGCGGCTGGATGCTGATAGCCGTACCGATTGTTATTGTCCTTTTGTTTTCGACATGGTTTTATCTGACGAAATTCGTTTTCCGAATCAAGATGAAGGAATTACCTGGTGGAAAAGAGCTGATCCTTAAGCAAAAACAGGATTTGGGCAAAATGTCGTTCGAAGAAAAAGTCGTGCTTGCCGTATTTACATTTGCTGCATTCATGTGGGTCAGCCGCACCTTTCTTTGGCAAGAGGATGCTGTGTTGGAGATACTAGCTATCCCGGGTATCAGTGATACGACAATAGCAGTCTTGGCAGGTGTAATATTATTCTTGATTCCTAGTTTAAGTAAAAAAGGGGAAAGGATTCTTGATTGGGACGTTTCGAAAGAATTGCCGTGGGGAGTTCTGCTTCTATTCGGAGGTGGGCTTGCAATCGCAGCTGGCTTCACTAGCTCCGGGCTTTCCCAATGGATCGGTGATCAGCTTACAGTCTTGGAAGGATTAAATATTTTTGTAATCATCGTTATTTCGACAACACTCGTATTGTTCTTGACCGAAATTACATCCAATACAGCGACTGCTACTATGATCCTGCCTGTAATGGCATCATTGGCTTTAGCTTTGGACGTTCATCCATATGCTATCATGGTTCCTGCTGCGATGGCTGCCAACTGTGCATTCATGCTTCCGGTTGGAACGCCGCCGAACGCTATCATATTTGCAACAGGTAAAATTACAATAGCAGAAATGGTCAGGATAGGCTTTGTGCTTAACATCTTTACCCTGGTTCTGCTCATTCTAGGAGTTTTTGCACTTGTCGGTTCGCTATGGGGACTTGATTTAAACATGTACCCTGAATCGTGGAAATGA
- a CDS encoding carboxymuconolactone decarboxylase family protein, which yields MKEAKDQGWALVAKLMKEEENLAVDSGEIGYTGLNGKFLALLSIAVFVTNGDERALRQQFEAALLSGISVQEMMEAIQHCALLNGFPPSLKAMSLLKEVVDDQ from the coding sequence ATGAAGGAAGCAAAAGATCAAGGTTGGGCGTTGGTGGCTAAGCTGATGAAGGAAGAAGAGAACCTTGCTGTTGATAGTGGAGAGATTGGATATACCGGGCTTAACGGTAAATTCCTGGCATTGCTCAGTATAGCTGTTTTCGTTACAAACGGAGATGAGCGTGCACTTCGGCAGCAATTCGAAGCTGCTCTCCTGTCCGGCATATCTGTCCAAGAGATGATGGAAGCAATCCAACATTGTGCATTGTTGAATGGGTTCCCGCCTTCGCTGAAAGCTATGTCATTATTAAAAGAAGTAGTGGACGACCAATGA